AGCGATACGGTGTACTACCCGGAACGGTGTCAGGGTGGAGAGATGAGGCGCTCGATGGCATGGAGACGGCGCTGCGCCATGCTGATGGTGGCTCGCCCCGGGAACGAGAACTCGAACGACGCGTGGTGGAACTCGAGGAAGCGCTCAAAGATGTGTCGCTGAAGTACGCACTCGCCTCTCGCGGGGTGGAGGCATGGAAGGCCACTGCGCGCCCTACTCGTCGTGGGAGGTCACTCAAATGAGCCGAGATACGGAGTTCGGGCGGGCGAGCGTGGTGCTTGTGTGCACGGTGTTTGGGCTATCCCGGGCGGCCTACTATGCGGCGAAGCGTGATGCGTCGACACCCTCGCGGGATGAGGCCGGAGCTTCACCCTTGGCCAGCCCTGCGGCCTCGGAGAAGTCTCGGCGGGGCATCGCAGTCGAGGCGCTCCGACCCGCCATTTCATCCATCGCGGCTGCGCACCCGGCATGGGGCGTCCGCAAGATCCACGCGATGCTTCGTCGTGCCCCCTATGAGCTTCGCACGAGCCGAAAAAGGGTCTGGGCTCTGATGAAGGATATGGGGCTGACATTCTCGCCCGGTGTCCGCCCTGGAGAAGCACCTCGAGGCACAGTCGCCGTGGAGTTTCCGAACCGGCTGTGGGGCACGGACATGACGACAACATGGACCAAGG
The genomic region above belongs to Chrysiogenia bacterium and contains:
- a CDS encoding transposase, yielding MAVVAKKAREHSLEGTEGVTRGRPGRRSAAERKQAVMELLSGKASLDQLAKRYGVLPGTVSGWRDEALDGMETALRHADGGSPRERELERRVVELEEALKDVSLKYALASRGVEAWKATARPTRRGRSLK